The DNA sequence AGCGGCGGTTGTTGATGGTGATTTTGGTGGTCGCTCCGCTGTCCAAAGAATTGAGCAGCTCCGAATAAGACAGGAACATTGCTTCCTTGTCTTCTTTGGAGGCCACCGCGTAATTAATATCTGTAAAACGAAAGGACATGGAAAATTTGTTGCCCACCTTAAAAATCCCGTCAGACCAAATGGCCTTAATCGGGATAACCTGCTGGACGCCTTTGGGGACAACAAACTTCTCCTTATCCTGCTTCACAATTTTCTGCAGGGTCTTAATCATGTCGTTTCCATTCCTCCTTTTCCTTGTTTTGAATGCTCTGCTTCAACGCTTCGAAATACACGTTTGTCGGATAAAACATCAGTTTTTTGGGCAGGATAAACTCCGATTTGAAATACGCCCAGAAAAACTGTTCCGCTGTCATGCCGTGATAGCGGATAAACCCCATGACGGCAAAGGGGAACGCACCCAAAATGCACACCCAGCTCACTGTTTCCGTGCCTAAGACATTCCGCAGGCCGAAGTAGATGCCGACGGCAACGCCAACAGCTAGGAGAGAAAAAACAAACTGCCGCATGGACAGTCCAAAGAACAAGCTTTCCGTGTAATCCCGGATTTCCCGGTTGATTTTAACTTCCAAAGTATATCCACCTCCGAAAAAAAACAGCGCCCCTCAACGAAGCGCCATCAAGATTTTTTTTACCGTTCCTGCCGGTTTTTTTTATGCTTTTCTTTTTCGATTTGGATCTTGACCACCAATTCGTCAACCTTACGGTTCTGTTCCATAAATGCCTCATCCTCTATAAGGCGAATACCGTTTTTCAAAGTTTTATTACCAAGTCTGTTAAGTTTTTTCTTCTCTCTTTCAAACTCGTCATAGAGAGACCCCTTTTTCATTCTCTAATCTCCTTTGTCTGATTTTAAGCCGGATGACAAAAGAGTGTTCTTCATCATCCTCATAATGCAGCTTGATGTGTTTACGTACCATGAAACAGCAGATTTCTGTCTCATCTTTTAGAAGGACTCCTTTCGGTTTTTACTGCGATTATCGACTTATTTTTAT is a window from the Dehalobacter sp. DCA genome containing:
- a CDS encoding PrgI family protein — translated: MEVKINREIRDYTESLFFGLSMRQFVFSLLAVGVAVGIYFGLRNVLGTETVSWVCILGAFPFAVMGFIRYHGMTAEQFFWAYFKSEFILPKKLMFYPTNVYFEALKQSIQNKEKEEWKRHD